A region of Oligoflexus sp. DNA encodes the following proteins:
- a CDS encoding M48 family metallopeptidase, with protein sequence MNATPILTVYLVLRLGQYGIETLLSWLNHRYAQDPKRQAEAAKVLEISPEAMRKSSAYARDKYHFAQISGAVQLAITLIFLAAGGLGWVEQTISPLTGGAESPILTGLGFFALLGALGYILSLPFDLYFTFVIEQKHGFNRQTLKGFISDQVKTMLLTALLGGPLLAALLFVMGRTGSNWWIPAWLLLFGFSLLTAWLYPTLLAPLFNKFHPLEEGALRDDIYTLARKIDFNTDGISIMDASKRSAHGNAYFTGVFGKKKIVLFDTLVKSMSPGEVVAVLAHELGHFKLHHVRWSLIRSFFITGLMFYGLSLCLPLLSFYQAFGLPAVSDYGALVVFSLWFGPINFILQPLLSQISRRNEFQADAFALQNIEDKRKLGDALLKLRENSHLMPISHPWYSGVYHSHPPLLERLDAMGYLR encoded by the coding sequence TTGAACGCTACTCCCATACTGACTGTCTATCTCGTCCTTCGCCTTGGGCAATATGGTATCGAAACTCTGCTGTCCTGGCTCAATCATCGCTATGCCCAGGACCCAAAGCGTCAGGCGGAAGCCGCCAAAGTCCTTGAAATCAGCCCTGAAGCGATGCGAAAATCCTCGGCCTATGCCCGGGACAAGTATCACTTCGCGCAGATCTCGGGCGCGGTGCAGCTCGCCATTACCCTTATTTTCCTGGCTGCCGGTGGCCTTGGATGGGTGGAGCAAACCATCAGCCCGCTGACCGGCGGCGCGGAAAGCCCGATACTGACTGGACTCGGATTCTTCGCGCTGCTCGGTGCCTTGGGTTATATTCTGAGCCTGCCCTTTGACCTTTATTTCACCTTCGTCATCGAACAAAAGCACGGTTTCAATCGCCAGACCCTGAAAGGCTTCATCAGCGATCAGGTGAAGACCATGCTGTTGACCGCCCTTCTGGGTGGACCTTTGCTCGCGGCGCTGCTCTTCGTCATGGGCCGCACCGGCAGCAACTGGTGGATTCCCGCCTGGCTTCTGCTCTTCGGCTTCAGTCTTCTGACCGCCTGGCTTTATCCCACGCTCCTCGCGCCCCTATTCAACAAGTTTCATCCCTTGGAAGAAGGGGCTCTGCGCGATGATATCTACACCCTCGCCCGCAAAATAGACTTCAACACCGACGGCATTTCCATCATGGATGCCTCGAAGCGCTCGGCGCACGGCAACGCTTATTTCACGGGCGTCTTTGGTAAAAAGAAAATCGTGCTCTTCGATACCCTTGTGAAAAGCATGAGCCCCGGTGAAGTCGTAGCGGTCCTCGCTCACGAACTCGGGCATTTCAAACTGCATCACGTGCGCTGGTCGCTGATTCGCAGCTTTTTCATCACCGGCCTCATGTTTTACGGACTCAGCCTCTGCCTGCCGCTGCTCAGCTTCTATCAGGCCTTCGGTTTGCCGGCTGTTTCCGACTACGGCGCGCTCGTGGTATTTTCACTCTGGTTTGGCCCCATCAATTTCATCCTGCAACCGCTTTTAAGCCAGATCTCGCGTCGCAACGAGTTCCAGGCCGACGCCTTCGCCCTGCAGAATATCGAAGACAAGCGCAAGCTGGGCGACGCCCTCTTGAAGCTTCGTGAAAACAGTCATTTAATGCCGATCAGTCACCCCTGGTATTCAGGGGTTTATCATTCGCATCCGCCCCTACTCGAGCGATTGGATGCTATGGGATATCTTCGATAA
- a CDS encoding GAF domain-containing protein — translation MEPSAVDMDRLASECEKEELRHTGFIQGHGVFFALDRQGFCLAVSENVAQIGVPVETLLRRDFFSFFKELLPFREHLQSLIPELPRKLGDFRLGQRVWSVVATPSAEIIFLELEPAPAQDASGPTKKNLAPCLYVPHEFAEASDAYKALVRDIQKMIGYDHVMLYQFQFDGSGEVIAEQRLSDAPAYLGHRFPASDIPQIARNLYMKTFFRQVVSIHDRPVAIRTADGQNLDLTHSYLRSVSPVHIEYLRNMKVASSFSVPIILNKQLWGLVTTHAYAPRAVPFDVRIQVAETVRNFCVTLRTMKILEENRWHLRLDQRLLGLADDLIWRDRTVNLSEEGVASICDILGLCGFVLISGDEVSAFGYCPDTDLIHRMMDTFCYDRTRPLFATENVRKRFRYYHEWPDDIGGLIIVQNSFSVGEKRWQYVFFGFRHEMLQTITWAGDPMKNLSDDPTAPRLQPRQSFATWIEERRGCSSYWTHTDKLVARRLVNFIFRSKGDIQRPRIT, via the coding sequence ATGGAACCTTCTGCTGTTGATATGGATCGACTCGCCAGCGAATGTGAGAAGGAAGAACTTCGCCATACGGGCTTTATTCAGGGCCATGGAGTCTTCTTCGCCCTGGATCGGCAGGGTTTTTGCCTCGCTGTAAGCGAAAACGTCGCGCAGATAGGCGTTCCTGTGGAGACGCTGCTGCGGCGTGACTTCTTTTCTTTTTTCAAAGAACTTCTTCCCTTTCGTGAACATCTGCAGTCCTTGATCCCGGAACTGCCACGCAAACTGGGAGATTTTCGTTTGGGGCAGAGGGTGTGGAGCGTGGTCGCGACCCCGTCGGCCGAGATTATTTTTTTGGAACTTGAACCCGCGCCCGCGCAGGATGCTTCCGGTCCGACGAAAAAGAACCTGGCACCATGCCTTTATGTTCCCCATGAGTTTGCGGAAGCTTCTGATGCTTATAAGGCCCTGGTTCGGGATATTCAGAAAATGATCGGCTATGATCATGTGATGCTGTATCAGTTCCAATTCGATGGCAGCGGGGAAGTGATTGCCGAACAAAGACTGTCTGATGCCCCGGCATACCTGGGCCACCGATTCCCGGCTTCCGACATTCCCCAGATCGCCCGCAACCTTTATATGAAGACTTTTTTTCGCCAGGTCGTGAGTATTCATGATCGGCCTGTGGCGATTCGGACGGCCGATGGCCAGAATCTGGACCTGACCCATAGTTATCTGCGCAGCGTGTCACCTGTTCATATCGAATACCTGCGGAACATGAAGGTGGCGTCATCCTTCTCGGTGCCCATCATCCTGAACAAGCAGCTTTGGGGCCTTGTGACGACCCATGCCTATGCACCGCGAGCGGTTCCCTTCGATGTGCGCATCCAGGTCGCTGAAACAGTGCGCAACTTCTGCGTCACGCTGCGAACCATGAAAATCCTCGAAGAAAATCGCTGGCACCTGCGTCTGGACCAAAGGCTCCTCGGCCTTGCCGATGATCTGATTTGGCGGGACAGGACGGTGAATCTTTCGGAGGAGGGCGTGGCGAGCATCTGCGATATTCTGGGCCTTTGCGGCTTCGTGCTGATCAGCGGCGACGAGGTCAGCGCCTTCGGCTACTGTCCCGACACCGACCTGATTCACCGCATGATGGATACGTTCTGCTACGATCGAACCCGGCCCTTATTCGCCACCGAAAATGTTCGCAAGCGCTTTCGCTACTATCACGAATGGCCCGATGACATCGGGGGGCTGATCATCGTCCAGAATAGTTTCTCGGTCGGGGAAAAAAGATGGCAGTATGTGTTCTTCGGCTTTCGCCATGAAATGCTGCAGACCATCACCTGGGCCGGCGATCCCATGAAGAATCTGTCCGACGATCCCACTGCCCCAAGGCTTCAGCCTCGCCAATCCTTTGCCACCTGGATCGAGGAAAGACGCGGCTGCTCCTCGTATTGGACGCACACCGATAAACTGGTCGCGCGGCGCCTTGTGAACTTCATTTTCCGCTCCAAAGGCGACATCCAAAGGCCGCGCATCACCTGA
- a CDS encoding ATP-binding protein, producing the protein MTSQYTDLCIKVSSDRLPELHRLISTQLRADEYVIDEALSPVSSRTGATALAESPWFSELKTQLVIQSDFIRCLLDMNTDAVLMCSEDFSIESCNQSALDLFQMEQHELIGRDYLGFFADAKDGERFEQFLKPHALIPSDKVKYNRVFRIRNGVGRILHVEIWMEHHFQLHGLSRVIMMKDCSQRMRTELELRTNIAIHRTIAEAASDAIVSIDQYGIIQYCNPALLRLFQIPRPEVIDFTIEKILPGFKGNLQKILVGLNAEKEIEIRDIECMALAANGQTFNVAVSVGGISADFPFGLSIIIRDISSRKKTELALQEAKKAAEAASQAKSLFLANMSHEIRTPLNAIVGFMELIMEQLDDKPQGLQYAETIRRNSRLLLQIINDILDLSKVEAGRLEFTCGVCSLNKIIDNVRSLFSPRAEANGVKFHVVKEGPIPDLIETDEIRLEQVLINLVGNAVKFTSSGLVELKISSEKKAAEPTLIFTITDTGRGISPEAQASLFQPFSQGDIARTRVYGGTGLGLLLSRKLAEGLGGSLQLVSSQVNQGSCFRFAIQHRLPVLHQIPKERKAAAPRQVLPFDRASRPLRGIRFLVVDDAPDNHALLSHLIRGYGGDVAIAENGVQAVDKVVAEPYDFIFMDLQMPEMDGFQATEKIRGLGYKGFIFAFSAANMKEDRSRSLEVGCDMHLAKPIEVNLVLRQIHDRLPLLKSRVLDLKPGAVPS; encoded by the coding sequence ATGACTAGCCAATATACCGACTTGTGCATCAAGGTCAGTTCGGATCGCCTCCCCGAGCTTCATCGTCTGATCAGCACGCAGCTCAGGGCGGATGAATACGTCATCGACGAGGCACTGAGTCCTGTAAGCAGCCGGACTGGAGCCACAGCTCTGGCGGAAAGCCCTTGGTTTTCTGAGCTGAAAACCCAGCTCGTCATTCAATCCGATTTCATCCGCTGCCTTTTGGATATGAACACCGATGCGGTGCTCATGTGTTCCGAAGACTTTTCCATCGAATCCTGCAACCAGTCGGCCCTCGATCTGTTCCAGATGGAACAGCACGAGCTAATCGGTCGTGATTATCTCGGATTCTTCGCGGATGCCAAGGACGGGGAACGCTTTGAACAATTTCTGAAGCCGCATGCCCTGATCCCATCGGATAAGGTCAAATACAACAGGGTCTTCCGAATTCGGAATGGCGTCGGCCGCATTCTGCATGTCGAGATCTGGATGGAGCATCACTTCCAGCTTCACGGACTGAGCCGCGTGATCATGATGAAAGACTGCAGCCAGCGCATGCGGACCGAACTTGAACTCCGCACCAACATCGCCATTCATCGCACCATTGCCGAAGCCGCCTCGGACGCCATCGTGAGCATAGATCAGTATGGGATCATCCAGTACTGCAATCCTGCGCTCCTGCGTCTTTTTCAAATACCGCGCCCCGAGGTCATCGACTTCACCATCGAGAAAATACTGCCAGGATTCAAAGGCAATCTGCAGAAGATCCTGGTGGGATTGAACGCCGAGAAAGAGATCGAGATCCGTGATATCGAATGCATGGCCCTGGCCGCCAACGGTCAGACCTTCAACGTCGCGGTTTCGGTCGGCGGGATATCCGCTGATTTCCCCTTCGGCCTTTCCATTATCATTCGCGATATTTCGAGTCGCAAGAAAACCGAGCTGGCTTTGCAGGAAGCCAAGAAGGCCGCCGAAGCCGCCAGCCAGGCGAAAAGTCTCTTTCTGGCCAATATGAGCCACGAAATCCGCACGCCGCTGAATGCCATCGTCGGCTTTATGGAATTGATCATGGAGCAGCTGGATGACAAGCCCCAGGGGCTTCAGTATGCCGAGACCATTCGCCGCAATTCAAGGCTGCTTTTGCAGATCATCAATGACATTCTTGATCTTTCGAAGGTCGAGGCCGGGCGCCTGGAATTCACCTGCGGCGTCTGCTCTCTCAACAAGATCATCGACAATGTTCGCAGTCTTTTTTCCCCGCGCGCTGAAGCGAACGGCGTGAAATTTCATGTGGTCAAGGAAGGCCCGATACCGGACCTCATTGAAACAGATGAGATCCGCCTGGAACAGGTCCTTATCAATCTGGTGGGCAATGCTGTGAAGTTCACCAGCTCCGGCCTCGTCGAACTGAAGATCAGCAGTGAGAAAAAGGCCGCAGAACCCACTCTCATTTTCACCATCACCGACACGGGCCGAGGCATCAGTCCCGAAGCGCAGGCCTCCCTCTTTCAGCCCTTTTCCCAAGGCGATATCGCCAGGACCCGTGTCTATGGAGGGACGGGCCTCGGGCTTTTGCTGTCCCGCAAGCTCGCCGAGGGACTCGGTGGATCCTTGCAGCTCGTGAGCAGCCAGGTGAATCAGGGATCCTGCTTTCGCTTCGCCATCCAGCATAGATTGCCGGTCTTGCATCAGATCCCGAAGGAGCGAAAAGCGGCTGCCCCGCGGCAGGTGCTGCCGTTTGATCGAGCCTCGCGGCCGCTGCGCGGCATCCGCTTTCTGGTGGTTGACGATGCGCCTGACAATCACGCGCTCCTCAGTCATTTGATTCGCGGCTACGGCGGTGACGTCGCGATTGCTGAAAATGGAGTTCAAGCCGTGGATAAAGTCGTGGCGGAGCCCTATGATTTCATCTTCATGGATCTGCAGATGCCCGAGATGGACGGCTTCCAGGCCACGGAAAAAATTCGCGGGCTAGGCTACAAGGGTTTCATCTTCGCCTTTTCTGCGGCCAACATGAAAGAGGATCGCAGTCGATCGCTGGAGGTTGGCTGTGATATGCATCTGGCCAAACCCATTGAGGTGAATCTGGTCCTGCGCCAGATTCATGATCGCCTGCCTCTGCTCAAATCCCGGGTGCTGGACCTGAAACCAGGGGCAGTTCCATCTTGA
- a CDS encoding HAMP domain-containing sensor histidine kinase, with protein MLQQIRKFEIEAQRRQIRKIMWSQLVSDSFYALIFIAGQRYFEFLLLLAFQVPIHFMLRRLSVQVDSRLKCIVILLQHLTFFVFAAILGEKALVQLLSLSAFLSQIIHLRPKRWMEWAAVLLAPILWNILEWRDYDIFQLPRTHPEWMITAIRLGILNSSFIFLYLIFDFLRLRHRELENEMVASGMNLQQAKATIERQQSALVQNSKMQALGEMAGGIAHEINNPLSIIVAQLYALKARLIKGMLSAQELQESLHNLQQSSGRISHIVQSLLQISGDGARDPFQNVSVLALLDHTEALCRQKFQHYGIELTVAKHIPETLMIPCHQSQIAQVLLNLLSNAFDAVAEAQERWVRVWTVHDSERVVFIVTDSGQGVLPQQKERLFQPFSSTKPIGKGMGLGLSISKGIVEQHHGNIWLDTSARYTTFKMELPLVSGPAPGI; from the coding sequence ATGCTGCAGCAGATCCGGAAATTTGAAATCGAAGCTCAAAGGCGCCAGATCAGAAAGATCATGTGGTCGCAGCTGGTATCCGATAGCTTCTACGCGCTGATTTTCATCGCCGGGCAGCGCTATTTCGAGTTCCTGCTGCTTTTGGCTTTTCAGGTTCCCATTCATTTCATGCTGCGGCGGCTGTCGGTTCAGGTTGATTCCCGGCTCAAATGCATCGTGATTCTTTTGCAGCACCTGACCTTTTTCGTCTTTGCCGCCATACTGGGGGAAAAAGCCCTTGTGCAGCTGCTATCCTTGAGCGCGTTTTTAAGCCAGATCATTCACCTGCGACCCAAGCGCTGGATGGAATGGGCAGCTGTGCTGCTCGCTCCTATCCTTTGGAATATTTTGGAATGGCGGGATTATGATATTTTCCAGCTGCCAAGGACACATCCTGAATGGATGATCACGGCCATTCGCCTTGGAATACTGAATAGCTCCTTTATCTTCCTTTACCTGATCTTTGACTTTCTTCGCCTGAGGCATCGGGAGCTGGAAAACGAGATGGTGGCTTCGGGAATGAATCTGCAGCAGGCCAAGGCCACGATCGAAAGGCAGCAGTCAGCCCTGGTGCAAAATTCCAAGATGCAGGCGCTCGGGGAAATGGCCGGTGGGATCGCGCATGAAATCAATAATCCTCTGTCCATTATTGTGGCCCAGCTTTACGCCCTGAAGGCACGGCTCATCAAGGGCATGCTCTCGGCCCAGGAACTCCAGGAATCCCTGCATAACCTGCAGCAGAGTTCCGGCCGCATCTCGCATATCGTGCAGAGCCTTCTGCAGATTTCCGGAGACGGAGCGCGCGACCCCTTTCAGAACGTCAGCGTGCTCGCCCTGCTCGATCATACTGAAGCCCTCTGTCGCCAGAAATTTCAGCATTACGGGATTGAGCTGACCGTCGCCAAGCATATTCCTGAGACCCTTATGATTCCCTGTCATCAGTCGCAGATCGCCCAGGTGCTTTTGAACCTTCTTTCCAACGCTTTTGATGCGGTGGCCGAGGCTCAGGAACGTTGGGTCCGCGTCTGGACCGTGCATGATAGCGAAAGGGTGGTCTTTATCGTGACCGATAGTGGTCAGGGCGTGCTGCCACAGCAGAAGGAGAGGCTCTTTCAACCTTTCTCCTCCACCAAGCCGATCGGCAAGGGCATGGGTCTTGGCCTCAGCATTTCCAAAGGCATCGTGGAGCAGCATCACGGCAACATCTGGCTCGATACCTCGGCACGCTACACGACCTTCAAGATGGAACTGCCCCTGGTTTCAGGTCCAGCACCCGGGATTTGA
- the lexA gene encoding transcriptional repressor LexA, with protein sequence MQNLTPRQLKAFEFIKSHTERVGYAPTLRELCDFMGYKAVGSAQDVIASLRKKGFITTPMKQAARSLTLSDKGKAFYGVKLAAPGDMGDSFLVPCLGKVPAGVPIEAIEDHSGYIRVSSSLLPRSVSQDNLFALQAKGLSMLHAGILDGDWLVIQQQQDAPHGTIVVAQVGDNATVKRLCLDSRRGWYLKPENPDFQEIYADDEPFAVLGRVVALQRTMFDLN encoded by the coding sequence ATGCAGAACTTGACTCCACGCCAGCTCAAAGCTTTCGAGTTTATAAAATCGCACACCGAACGCGTGGGCTATGCGCCGACGCTTCGTGAACTCTGTGACTTCATGGGCTATAAAGCTGTTGGCTCCGCTCAGGACGTGATCGCCTCGCTCCGGAAAAAAGGTTTCATCACCACACCGATGAAGCAAGCCGCGCGCTCCCTGACTCTTTCCGACAAAGGAAAGGCCTTTTACGGTGTGAAGCTCGCCGCTCCCGGCGACATGGGCGATTCCTTTCTGGTGCCCTGCCTTGGCAAGGTTCCCGCTGGCGTCCCCATCGAAGCGATCGAGGATCACTCGGGATATATCCGCGTTTCGAGCAGTCTTCTGCCGCGCTCCGTCTCGCAGGACAATCTTTTTGCTCTGCAGGCCAAGGGCCTGAGTATGCTGCATGCCGGGATCCTGGATGGCGACTGGCTCGTGATTCAGCAGCAGCAGGATGCTCCGCACGGAACCATCGTCGTCGCGCAGGTCGGTGACAACGCCACTGTGAAAAGGCTCTGCCTGGATTCACGTCGCGGCTGGTACCTGAAACCGGAAAATCCTGATTTTCAGGAAATCTATGCCGACGATGAACCCTTCGCCGTTCTCGGCCGGGTCGTTGCGCTGCAGCGCACCATGTTTGACCTGAACTGA
- a CDS encoding chemotaxis protein CheB: MNDMNQDTDQPVVVGIGASAGGLEALQSFFDHFDHPGDLCFVVIQHLSPDFKSLMDELLSRHTRMKIVRVEHEAVIEPASIYLIPPKKYLQIQKNRILATDMEGNHSPRLPIDHFFETLAEERGSAAIGVILSGTGSDGTRGAKLIKSNGGLVIAQAPETCKFDGMPKSIIRSGLADQVLAPEEMASYVQSYIQEITRGGGDHSIETDEQSYSLLLSQLQLVSGIDFSSYRSSTIIRRIERRVKVLNFTSLQEYCDFITQDPTEIRRLHSDLLIGVTQFFRNTESFELLERLAISEIVKRSAHNPIRVWVAGCSTGEEAYSLAILLRETIIAQGKTNDFKIFATDIDAQAIKIAGQGLYPETINLEMLHRGYFEKYFIQREGGYEVVPQIRNSIVFSVHNVFRDPPFSRIDLISCRNLLIYFKPTLQSKVISVFHFAAKPDGYLFLGKSETVGEINRQFRVVHGAAKIFQKINNPEVTEKPELRLRIQEEAIMPPYADASMAAPRSLPRVSYQKDSRLTKVYENILSHFVESGLLFDSGYNLLHVFGEASTYLQVPGGQRTYDVLKLLPRDLALAVRSAVDKISPQKRHVTFENVVCHGPDTTRSLDIELIDFTPEVVSASHVYLVRILNSGPQPAPSLDPQESFDERRYSQAQISNLEEQLDGLRESLQSTIEELETTNEELQSANEELMSSNEELQSANEELQSVNEELYTVNAEYQSKIDELQQAHRDIEFLLKTSSIGMIFLDRELRIRRYNSEILKLVNVMRHDVGRPITDITFIAEHDLVIRTLKEVMISKMTKIIQIATDQSKYIMRIVYCSEGHEAAGQPMDYGYVISAFNMDANPFHNGHGP, from the coding sequence ATGAATGACATGAACCAGGATACCGATCAACCTGTTGTCGTTGGAATTGGCGCCTCAGCCGGCGGGCTTGAGGCCCTGCAGAGCTTCTTTGACCACTTCGATCATCCCGGCGATCTCTGCTTTGTCGTGATTCAGCACCTTTCACCTGACTTTAAAAGCCTTATGGACGAGCTTCTGTCGCGACATACCCGAATGAAGATCGTTCGGGTGGAACATGAGGCCGTGATCGAGCCCGCCTCGATTTACCTCATACCGCCCAAGAAATACCTGCAGATTCAAAAAAATCGCATCCTGGCCACCGATATGGAGGGCAACCATAGTCCGAGGCTGCCGATCGACCATTTCTTTGAAACGCTGGCCGAGGAACGTGGATCCGCGGCCATTGGCGTCATCCTATCGGGCACGGGCAGTGATGGAACCCGCGGGGCGAAGCTCATCAAAAGCAACGGGGGCCTTGTCATCGCTCAGGCTCCTGAAACCTGCAAGTTTGATGGCATGCCCAAAAGTATTATTCGCTCGGGTTTGGCCGATCAGGTGCTGGCCCCCGAGGAAATGGCCAGCTACGTTCAAAGTTACATACAAGAAATCACGAGGGGCGGAGGTGACCACAGCATTGAGACGGATGAGCAGAGCTACAGCCTTCTGCTCTCGCAGCTGCAGCTGGTCTCGGGGATTGATTTCAGCTCCTACCGTTCCTCCACAATCATCCGCCGCATTGAACGCAGGGTGAAGGTCCTGAACTTTACCTCGCTTCAGGAATACTGCGATTTCATCACGCAGGATCCTACCGAAATCCGCCGTCTGCATTCTGATCTTCTGATCGGCGTGACGCAATTCTTCCGCAACACCGAATCCTTCGAACTGCTCGAACGCCTGGCGATCAGCGAGATCGTGAAACGCTCCGCGCATAACCCGATCCGGGTTTGGGTGGCGGGCTGCTCGACGGGTGAAGAGGCTTACAGCCTCGCCATTCTTCTGCGCGAGACCATCATCGCCCAGGGCAAGACCAACGATTTCAAAATATTCGCCACCGATATTGATGCTCAGGCCATCAAGATCGCAGGTCAAGGGCTTTATCCGGAAACGATCAACCTTGAAATGCTGCACCGCGGTTACTTTGAAAAATACTTCATTCAGCGTGAGGGAGGCTATGAGGTTGTGCCGCAGATCCGCAACAGCATCGTTTTTTCCGTGCACAACGTCTTCCGCGATCCTCCTTTCAGCCGCATCGATCTGATCAGCTGCCGCAATCTTTTGATCTATTTCAAACCGACTCTGCAGAGCAAGGTCATCTCCGTCTTTCATTTTGCAGCCAAGCCGGATGGCTACCTTTTCCTGGGAAAAAGTGAAACCGTGGGCGAAATCAATCGTCAGTTCCGCGTCGTGCATGGGGCCGCGAAAATATTTCAAAAGATCAATAACCCTGAGGTGACGGAAAAACCTGAGCTGCGGCTTCGCATTCAGGAGGAAGCCATCATGCCTCCCTATGCGGATGCATCCATGGCAGCTCCTCGCAGCCTGCCGCGTGTCAGTTATCAAAAGGATTCGAGGCTTACCAAAGTCTATGAAAATATCCTGAGCCATTTCGTGGAGAGCGGCCTGCTCTTTGATTCAGGCTATAACCTTTTGCATGTTTTCGGCGAGGCTTCCACTTATCTGCAGGTCCCGGGCGGTCAAAGAACCTATGATGTCCTGAAGCTTTTGCCGCGGGATCTGGCCCTGGCTGTCCGGTCGGCTGTGGATAAGATTTCGCCGCAAAAGCGGCACGTGACTTTCGAGAACGTGGTCTGCCACGGTCCCGATACGACCCGAAGCCTCGATATTGAACTGATCGACTTTACCCCCGAAGTGGTGAGCGCCTCGCATGTCTATCTGGTTCGCATTCTGAATAGCGGACCTCAACCAGCCCCTTCCTTGGATCCTCAGGAATCCTTTGATGAAAGGCGGTATTCGCAGGCTCAGATCAGCAATCTGGAAGAGCAGCTGGATGGCCTCAGGGAATCCTTGCAGTCGACGATCGAAGAGCTGGAGACCACCAACGAGGAACTGCAAAGCGCCAATGAAGAGCTGATGTCTTCAAACGAGGAGCTGCAGAGCGCCAATGAAGAGTTGCAGTCGGTGAATGAAGAACTCTATACCGTCAACGCCGAATACCAGTCCAAGATCGACGAGCTTCAGCAGGCGCATCGCGATATCGAATTTCTGCTCAAAACATCGAGCATCGGCATGATCTTCCTGGATCGCGAACTGCGGATCCGCCGCTACAATTCTGAAATCCTCAAACTCGTCAACGTCATGCGCCACGACGTGGGTCGGCCTATCACGGACATCACTTTTATCGCGGAACATGACCTCGTCATTCGCACTCTGAAAGAGGTCATGATTTCGAAGATGACCAAGATCATTCAGATCGCGACCGACCAGAGCAAATACATCATGCGGATTGTGTACTGTTCCGAAGGTCACGAGGCGGCAGGGCAGCCCATGGACTATGGCTATGTGATTTCAGCCTTCAACATGGATGCCAATCCCTTCCACAATGGGCACGGGCCCTGA